One genomic window of Quercus lobata isolate SW786 chromosome 9, ValleyOak3.0 Primary Assembly, whole genome shotgun sequence includes the following:
- the LOC115962111 gene encoding protein DMP4-like: MEIKVQSNSKHPDISKHPLLQDKDETEEKTLIQKAISQTFQSTAHLASLLPTGSVLTFQLLSPIFTNQGSCDSISKFMTSALVTLCGVSCFLLSFTDSFRNKKGEICYGFATIKGLWVIDGSATLSPELAANYRLRFIDFMHAFMSVLVFIAVALFDKNVLSCFFPMPSDEIQEILTRLPVGIGVICSMFFVVFPTKRHGIGFPLSAN, translated from the coding sequence ATGGAGATTAAGGTTCAATCTAATTCCAAACACCCAGATATATCAAAACATCCCCTCTTGCAAGACAAGGATGAAACAGAAGAGAAAACACTGATACAAAAAGCCATTAGCCAAACATTTCAGAGCACAGCTCATTTGGCCAGTCTTTTACCAACTGGATCAGTCCTTACTTTCCAACTTCTATCACCCATTTTCACAAATCAAGGTAGCTGTGACTCGATCAGCAAGTTCATGACTTCTGCACTTGTGACCCTTTGTGGCGTCTCATGTTTCCTGCTAAGCTTCACTGACAGCTTCAGGAACAAAAAGGGAGAAATCTGTTATGGGTTTGCCACCATCAAGGGCTTGTGGGTCATTGATGGTTCAGCCACCCTTTCACCCGAACTCGCTGCAAATTATCGGCTAAGATTCATAGATTTCATGCACGCTTTCATGTCAGTACTTGTATTCATAGCAGTTGCACTCTTTGATAAGAATGTGTTAAGTTGCTTCTTCCCAATGCCATCAGATGAGATCCAAGAGATTCTTACAAGATTGCCTGTCGGAATTGGTGTCATTTGCAGTATGTTCTTTGTTGTTTTTCCGACCAAGCGCCATGGAATTGGCTTCCCTCTCTCTGCAAATTAA
- the LOC115960242 gene encoding post-GPI attachment to proteins factor 3-like, translated as MAQLHWTLFPSSSLLLLLCLLPLLHASTGDSDPIYRACVDQCEKTGCVGKNCFQHCKFSSDGKSIDGPWYLQEPLYLRWKQWDCRSDCRYNCMLAREEEREQLGHKPIKYHGKWPFRRVYGIQEPVAVALSALNLSMQFHGWLSFFILLYYKLPLRSDKRTYYEYTGLWHIYGILSMNSWFWSAVFHSRDVELTEKLDYSSAVALLGFSLILSILRAFNVRDEAARVMVAAPLIAFVTTHILYLNFYKLDYGLNMKVCVAMGVVKLLVWAIWAGITRHPSRWKLWFVVLGVGLAMLLEIYDFPPYQGFVDAHALWHATTIPLSYLWWSFIRDDAEFRTLILLKKIK; from the exons ATGGCTCAGCTTCATTGGACTCTGTTCCCCTCCTCCTcactcctcctcctcctctgtCTCCTTCCTCTTCTCCACGCTAGCACCGGTGACTCTGATCCGATTTACAG GGCTTGCGTGGACCAGTGTGAGAAAACTGGATGTGTGGGGAAAAATTGCTTCCAACATTGTAAATTCTCATCTGATGGAAAATCTATTGATGGTCCATGGTATCTGCAAGAACCACTTTATCTGAGGTGGAAACAATGGGACTGCCGCAGCGACTGTAGATACAACTGCATGCTAGCtagggaggaagagagagaacaACTCGGTCATAAGCCTATCAAATATCATGGGAAATGGCCATTTCGGCGTGTTTATGGGATCCAG GAACCTGTTGCTGTTGCCCTGTCTGCCCTCAATCTTTCTATGCAATTTCATGGTTGGCTATCCTTTTTCATCCTCTTATACTACAAGTTGCCTTTGAGGTCTGATAAGAGGACATATTATGAGTATACTGGCTTGTGGCATATCTATGGGATTTTATCAATGAATTCCTGGTTCTGGAGTGCTGTTTTTCACAGTCG agATGTGGAGTTGACAGAGAAGCTGGATTATTCATCTGCTGTGGCCCTACTTGGGTTCAGCCTCATTCTATCAATACTCCGAGCTTTTAATGTGAGAGATGAGGCTGCAAGAGTCATGGTTGCTGCTCCACTGATTGCATTTGTGACAACACATATCTTGTATCTGAACTTCTATAAACTTGATTACG GTTTGAATATGAAAGTGTGTGTGGCCATGGGTGTGGTTAAGCTCCTTGTATGGGCAATCTGGGCTGGTATCACTCGCCATCCGTCCCGCTGGAAGTTATGGTTTGTGGTGTTAGGGGTAGGCCTTGCTATGCTGTTGGAGATATATGACTTCCCACCCTACCAAGGATTTGTTGATGCTCATGCTCTTTGGCATGCAACCACTATCCCTCTATCATATTTGTGGTGGAGTTTTATCAGGGATGATGCGGAGTTCAGGACATTGATTCTCCTCAAGAAGATAAAATAG